In a genomic window of Bradyrhizobium ontarionense:
- a CDS encoding DUF2269 family protein has protein sequence MTLYFLVKYLHVLGAIVILGTGTGIAFFMLMAHLSGEAAFIARTAQVVVIADMLFTLSAVLLQPVTGGMLMMLSSTALTEGWILTSLVLYALAGLFWVPVIFMQIELRDLARAAEAKAQPLPLRYFTVFRRWLLCGIPGFGAVMAILWLMIAKPF, from the coding sequence ATGACGCTATATTTCCTGGTCAAATATCTGCACGTGCTCGGCGCCATCGTCATTCTCGGCACTGGGACGGGGATCGCATTCTTCATGCTGATGGCGCATCTGAGCGGCGAGGCCGCGTTCATCGCGCGCACGGCGCAGGTGGTCGTGATCGCGGACATGCTGTTCACGCTGTCGGCGGTGCTGCTGCAGCCGGTGACCGGCGGCATGTTGATGATGCTGTCGTCGACAGCGCTGACCGAAGGCTGGATCCTCACCTCGCTCGTCCTCTATGCGCTTGCCGGCCTATTCTGGGTGCCCGTCATCTTCATGCAGATCGAGCTGCGCGATCTCGCGCGCGCCGCGGAGGCCAAGGCACAGCCGCTGCCGCTGCGCTATTTCACCGTGTTCCGCCGCTGGCTCCTGTGCGGCATTCCCGGCTTCGGCGCGGTCATGGCCATTCTCTGGCTGATGATCGCGAAGCCGTTCTGA
- the folD gene encoding bifunctional methylenetetrahydrofolate dehydrogenase/methenyltetrahydrofolate cyclohydrolase FolD has product MTARIIDGKIIAADLRAQVAREVERVKRDHGLTPGLAVVLVGNDPASEVYVRSKHTQTQAAGMASFEHKLPADVSQDELLALIAKLNADPTVHGILVQLPLPKGLVTETVVNAIDPAKDVDGLHPHNAGRLAGGLPALAPCTPLGCIILSKTVHASLEGFNAIVIGRSNLVGRPLVQLLLNENATVTIAHSRSRDLAALTARADLVYAAVGRPEMVKRDWIKPGATVIDVGINRIPTAEGKTKLVGDVAYAEVAEVAGAITPVPGGVGQMTVACLLVNTLRAACAIAGLPKPAV; this is encoded by the coding sequence ATGACCGCACGCATCATCGACGGAAAAATCATCGCAGCCGACCTGCGCGCCCAGGTCGCGCGCGAGGTCGAGCGGGTCAAGCGTGATCACGGCCTGACCCCCGGCCTCGCTGTCGTGCTGGTCGGCAACGACCCGGCCTCCGAGGTCTATGTCCGCAGCAAGCACACCCAGACGCAGGCCGCCGGCATGGCCTCGTTCGAGCACAAGCTGCCCGCTGATGTCTCGCAGGACGAACTGCTGGCGCTGATTGCCAAGCTCAACGCTGACCCCACGGTGCATGGCATCCTGGTGCAGCTGCCGCTGCCGAAGGGGCTCGTCACCGAGACTGTCGTCAACGCGATCGATCCGGCCAAGGACGTCGACGGCCTGCATCCACACAATGCCGGACGGCTCGCCGGTGGCCTGCCTGCACTGGCGCCCTGCACCCCGCTCGGCTGCATCATCCTGAGCAAGACGGTGCATGCCTCGCTGGAAGGCTTCAATGCGATCGTGATCGGCCGCTCCAACCTGGTCGGCCGTCCGCTGGTGCAGCTGCTGCTGAACGAGAACGCGACGGTGACGATCGCGCATTCGCGCTCGCGCGACCTTGCGGCGCTCACCGCGCGCGCGGATCTCGTCTATGCCGCCGTCGGCCGTCCCGAGATGGTCAAGCGCGACTGGATCAAGCCCGGCGCGACCGTGATCGACGTCGGCATCAATCGCATCCCGACGGCGGAGGGCAAGACGAAGCTGGTCGGCGACGTCGCCTATGCTGAAGTGGCGGAAGTGGCCGGCGCGATCACGCCGGTGCCGGGCGGCGTCGGCCAGATGACCGTGGCGTGCCTCTTGGTGAACACGCTGCGCGCCGCCTGCGCGATCGCCGGACTGCCTAAGCCGGCGGTGTAG
- a CDS encoding SDR family NAD(P)-dependent oxidoreductase: MGERVTLVTGASAGIGTELARVFAANGHRLALTARREDRLAALAQEIAAKGGPAPIVIPCDLTAPDAGQTIEAALSAAGVELEFLVNNAGFGLFGKAVQLDRAEQLDMIAVNVRALTELSLRFADQLIRNKGGILNLGSVAGFLPGPGMAVYYASKAYVISFTEALRKELAPHGVRVTVLCPGPVPSEFQDRAGFKPGVDSVILNVPPKAVAEAGYRGLMADKRVVLPGLGIKIVPFMLRWFPRGFILDAVGRLQLRRN; this comes from the coding sequence GTGGGTGAACGTGTCACGCTCGTAACGGGTGCCTCGGCCGGGATCGGCACCGAATTGGCGCGTGTGTTCGCCGCGAACGGACACCGCTTGGCGCTGACCGCCCGGCGCGAAGACCGGCTCGCTGCGCTGGCGCAGGAGATTGCCGCCAAGGGCGGCCCGGCGCCCATCGTGATTCCCTGCGATCTCACCGCCCCGGATGCCGGCCAGACCATCGAGGCCGCTTTATCGGCTGCCGGCGTGGAGCTCGAATTCCTCGTCAACAATGCCGGTTTCGGCCTCTTCGGCAAGGCGGTGCAGCTCGACCGCGCCGAGCAGCTCGACATGATCGCCGTCAACGTGCGGGCCCTGACCGAGCTGTCGCTGCGCTTCGCCGATCAGCTGATCCGGAACAAGGGCGGCATCCTCAATCTCGGATCGGTGGCCGGCTTCCTGCCGGGACCGGGCATGGCCGTGTACTACGCTTCCAAGGCCTACGTGATCTCGTTCACCGAGGCGCTGCGCAAGGAGCTGGCGCCCCACGGCGTCCGGGTCACCGTGCTTTGCCCGGGGCCGGTGCCGTCGGAATTCCAGGACCGCGCCGGCTTCAAGCCGGGTGTCGATTCGGTGATCCTCAACGTGCCGCCAAAGGCCGTTGCCGAAGCCGGCTATCGTGGCCTGATGGCCGACAAACGCGTCGTGCTGCCCGGGCTCGGCATCAAGATCGTGCCGTTCATGCTGCGCTGGTTCCCGCGCGGCTTCATCCTCGACGCGGTCGGACGGCTGCAGCTGAGACGCAACTGA
- a CDS encoding DUF167 domain-containing protein, which produces MDPWRAAAGGLTVALRVTPRGGRDAIDGVETLSDGRSVLKVRVRAIADGGEANRAVTELLAKAIGVTKASVRITSGMTSRLKQVAISGDPSKLDQALRDLSAAHKPTGK; this is translated from the coding sequence ATGGATCCCTGGCGCGCAGCCGCTGGCGGCCTCACCGTCGCGCTGCGGGTGACGCCGCGCGGCGGCCGCGACGCGATCGACGGCGTCGAGACGCTGTCCGACGGCCGCAGTGTGCTCAAGGTGCGGGTGCGCGCCATCGCCGACGGCGGCGAGGCGAATCGGGCCGTGACCGAGCTCCTGGCCAAGGCCATCGGCGTGACCAAGGCGTCGGTGCGAATCACCTCGGGCATGACCTCGCGGCTGAAACAGGTCGCGATCTCCGGCGATCCTTCAAAGCTCGATCAGGCCTTGCGCGACCTCTCTGCAGCCCATAAGCCGACCGGGAAATAG
- a CDS encoding glutamine amidotransferase: MLRQNPSRQPIGTAQSDVRPLFSSPSPAPAPGRPVLVILHQESSSPGRVGNALRARGYRLDIRRPRFGDPLPQTLDEHSGAVIFGGPMSANDPDAFVRREIDWIEVPLREQRPFLGICLGAQMLAIQLGARVAPHPQGRAEIGYYPIRPTRAGRKLCPHWPDHVYHWHREGFDLPDGAELLAEGGDFPVQAYQYENATGLQFHPDVTYAMMCRWTTRGHARMDTPGARSRHHHFEGRAVHDAAERAWLMHFLDGWLKREPVTRMSEAAE; the protein is encoded by the coding sequence ATGCTCAGGCAAAACCCTTCGCGACAGCCGATCGGGACCGCCCAGTCGGACGTTCGGCCGCTGTTTTCAAGCCCGTCTCCGGCACCCGCGCCGGGTCGGCCGGTTCTCGTCATCCTGCATCAGGAAAGCTCGAGCCCCGGCCGGGTCGGCAACGCGCTGCGTGCCCGCGGCTACCGGCTCGACATCCGCCGACCACGCTTCGGCGATCCCCTGCCACAGACACTCGATGAGCATTCCGGTGCCGTTATTTTCGGCGGTCCGATGAGCGCTAATGATCCGGATGCATTCGTCCGGCGCGAGATCGACTGGATCGAGGTGCCGCTACGCGAGCAGCGGCCGTTTCTCGGCATCTGCCTCGGCGCGCAGATGCTGGCGATCCAGCTCGGCGCGCGCGTCGCGCCGCATCCGCAGGGACGCGCCGAGATCGGCTATTATCCGATCCGCCCGACCCGCGCGGGACGCAAGCTGTGCCCGCATTGGCCCGATCACGTCTATCACTGGCACCGCGAGGGCTTCGACCTGCCTGATGGCGCCGAGCTGCTCGCCGAGGGCGGCGACTTCCCGGTCCAGGCCTATCAATATGAGAACGCCACAGGCCTGCAATTTCACCCTGACGTGACCTACGCGATGATGTGCCGCTGGACCACGCGCGGCCACGCCCGGATGGACACGCCCGGCGCCCGATCGCGGCATCACCATTTCGAAGGCCGCGCCGTACACGATGCGGCCGAGCGGGCTTGGCTGATGCACTTCCTGGATGGGTGGCTGAAGCGCGAGCCGGTGACGAGGATGTCGGAGGCGGCGGAATAG
- a CDS encoding LysR family transcriptional regulator encodes MTLEQLRIFVAVATREHVTQAARALNLTQSATSAAVAALEARYQTKLFDRVGRRIVLTAAGKAFLVEARSILARVASAETVLNDLAGLQRGQLALAASQTIAGYWLPAFIHRFNAAHPAITLSLSIGNTEQVAADVREGSADLGFVEGHVDDPVLAAQPVADDELVLAGPPGHPLCRASTVTADDLKSARWVLREQGSGTRAMFEAALDQLGIDPGELVVAFDLPSNEAVRGAVEAGAGVTVLSRLVVMRAVKAGLLAIADVTLPKRHFYSLRHREHHQTQAAREFLRMVGETG; translated from the coding sequence GTGACGCTCGAGCAGCTCAGGATCTTCGTTGCGGTCGCGACCCGCGAGCATGTCACGCAGGCGGCGCGCGCGCTCAACCTGACCCAGTCGGCCACGTCGGCGGCCGTGGCTGCGCTCGAAGCGCGTTACCAGACCAAGCTGTTCGATCGGGTCGGCCGCCGCATCGTGCTCACGGCGGCCGGCAAGGCCTTCCTCGTCGAGGCCAGGAGCATTCTCGCGCGCGTTGCCAGCGCCGAGACCGTGCTGAACGATCTCGCCGGCTTGCAGCGCGGGCAGCTGGCGCTGGCCGCGAGCCAGACCATCGCCGGATACTGGCTGCCCGCCTTCATTCACCGCTTCAACGCCGCGCATCCGGCCATCACGCTGTCATTGTCGATCGGCAACACCGAGCAGGTGGCGGCTGACGTGCGGGAGGGCTCGGCCGACCTCGGCTTCGTCGAGGGCCATGTCGATGATCCCGTGCTCGCCGCGCAGCCGGTGGCGGACGATGAGCTGGTGCTGGCCGGGCCGCCCGGTCATCCGCTGTGCCGCGCATCAACGGTCACGGCCGATGATCTGAAATCGGCACGCTGGGTGCTGCGCGAGCAGGGCTCCGGGACGCGCGCGATGTTCGAAGCCGCGCTCGACCAGCTCGGCATCGATCCCGGAGAACTCGTTGTGGCGTTCGACCTGCCGTCGAACGAGGCCGTGCGCGGCGCGGTCGAAGCCGGCGCGGGTGTCACGGTGCTGTCGCGCCTCGTCGTCATGCGCGCCGTGAAGGCCGGCTTGCTGGCGATCGCCGATGTCACCCTGCCCAAGCGACATTTCTACAGCCTGCGCCATCGGGAGCATCACCAGACCCAGGCGGCGCGGGAGTTCTTGCGGATGGTTGGGGAAACCGGTTGA
- a CDS encoding YggT family protein: MRAVLDIVLIILDLYVWLLIASAILSWLIAFNVVNTRNQFVAAVADFLYRITEPVLAPIRRMLPNLGGLDISPIVLILIIMLIQRVITYYIYPFVF, from the coding sequence ATGCGTGCCGTTCTCGACATCGTTCTCATCATCCTCGACCTCTATGTCTGGCTGCTGATCGCCTCGGCGATTCTGTCCTGGCTGATCGCCTTCAACGTCGTCAACACGCGCAACCAGTTCGTCGCCGCGGTGGCCGATTTCCTCTACCGAATCACCGAGCCGGTGCTGGCGCCGATCCGCCGCATGCTGCCGAATCTCGGCGGCCTCGACATCTCGCCGATCGTGCTGATCCTGATCATCATGCTGATCCAGCGGGTGATCACCTACTACATCTACCCGTTCGTTTTCTGA
- a CDS encoding SDR family oxidoreductase — MTAAASPRILVLGASGLIGRYVTDDLRRRGFATVGVARAFSGSQRVSALDIELPIMVLDIAALAQLIRTHEIDVVVNCLGVLQDGPGSDTNSVHRDFVARLLEAIATCGHSVRLIHLSIPGTADEDRTAFATTKRAAERLIASSGIASAILRPGFVIAPSAYGGSAMVRALAALPFDLPAKDAATPFQPVAVGDIAATIAWLATRPIDDEATRAVSWDLMQPQPVTLGDVIGAFRRSLGTADGPRIAVPVPLINLGALAGDLSNRLGWLPPMRTTAIAELRRGVSGDPTPWIALTGITPTTLAAAVGAHGAAIQDKWFARLFLIKALIIASLALFWIASGAIALLISFPATTAILTTRGWPESFAVPFAAITSMMDISIGVLIAFRRTAAFGLAAGMFVSLGYMIGCALFTPDLWLEPLGALVKTGPAIVLMLVALLTLDNR, encoded by the coding sequence ATGACCGCTGCTGCGAGCCCCCGAATCCTCGTGCTCGGCGCCTCCGGCCTGATCGGCCGCTACGTTACGGATGATCTGCGACGGCGCGGCTTTGCGACCGTCGGCGTGGCCCGCGCGTTCTCCGGCTCGCAGCGTGTGTCTGCGCTCGATATTGAGCTGCCGATCATGGTGCTGGACATCGCAGCGCTGGCGCAGCTGATCCGCACGCACGAGATCGACGTCGTCGTCAACTGCCTCGGCGTGCTGCAGGATGGCCCCGGCAGCGACACCAATTCGGTGCATCGCGATTTCGTCGCGCGGCTGCTCGAAGCCATCGCGACCTGCGGACACAGCGTTCGTCTCATCCACCTCTCGATTCCCGGAACGGCCGATGAAGACCGCACGGCTTTCGCCACCACCAAGCGCGCAGCCGAACGGCTGATTGCATCGTCGGGCATCGCCTCCGCGATCCTGCGCCCGGGCTTCGTGATCGCACCATCGGCCTATGGCGGCAGCGCCATGGTGCGGGCGCTCGCGGCGCTCCCATTCGATCTGCCGGCAAAGGATGCGGCAACGCCGTTCCAGCCGGTGGCGGTGGGAGACATCGCGGCGACCATCGCCTGGCTCGCCACGCGTCCGATCGACGACGAAGCCACACGTGCGGTGAGCTGGGACTTGATGCAGCCGCAGCCGGTGACACTGGGCGATGTCATCGGCGCGTTTCGCCGTTCGCTCGGCACTGCGGATGGGCCGCGCATCGCGGTGCCCGTGCCGCTCATCAATCTCGGAGCTCTCGCCGGCGACCTGTCGAACCGGCTCGGCTGGCTGCCACCGATGCGCACGACTGCAATTGCCGAGCTTAGACGCGGCGTCAGCGGCGATCCGACGCCTTGGATCGCGTTGACGGGCATCACGCCAACGACGTTGGCGGCAGCCGTCGGCGCGCATGGCGCTGCCATCCAGGACAAATGGTTTGCGCGGCTGTTCCTGATCAAGGCGCTGATCATCGCAAGCCTCGCGCTGTTCTGGATTGCCTCCGGCGCCATCGCGTTGTTGATCTCCTTTCCAGCCACGACGGCGATCCTGACCACGCGCGGCTGGCCGGAGAGCTTTGCCGTTCCGTTCGCAGCAATCACCAGCATGATGGACATCTCGATCGGCGTGCTGATCGCGTTCCGCAGGACCGCGGCCTTCGGCCTCGCCGCGGGCATGTTCGTCTCGCTCGGCTACATGATCGGCTGCGCGCTGTTCACTCCCGACCTCTGGCTCGAGCCGCTCGGCGCGCTGGTCAAAACGGGACCAGCGATCGTGCTGATGCTGGTCGCACTGCTCACCCTGGACAATCGATGA
- a CDS encoding alpha/beta hydrolase family protein — protein sequence MVLLRCVSWLLAFVVLSCADAGAQPFGPTSSEGGPARRQAWLVPSTERGIPAHALLYRPAGDGPFPLALIAHASTQNALRRAQMPQPAYAALASQLVARGYAVLVPERLGHGRTGGPYVEDQGGCADANYETAGRATAAQISRALAFMREQRFIARHGAVVIGHSAGGWGALALTDQPPQFVSAIIVFAPGRGGHADDVPGRVCAEARLRDAISAFGRSARVRVTWLVAANDSYFPPAFSRQLADAFTWAGGRANFSVLPSSGDEGHWLIERDAGVALASDALAHALTVPLAPRSTRLAPDE from the coding sequence ATGGTGCTGCTTCGCTGCGTCTCCTGGTTGCTCGCGTTCGTCGTCCTGTCATGCGCCGACGCAGGGGCGCAGCCGTTCGGCCCGACCTCCTCCGAGGGCGGCCCAGCGCGACGTCAGGCGTGGCTGGTGCCGTCCACCGAGCGGGGAATCCCTGCGCATGCGCTGTTATATCGGCCGGCCGGTGATGGACCATTTCCACTCGCACTGATCGCACATGCCTCTACGCAGAATGCGCTGCGGCGAGCGCAGATGCCGCAGCCGGCCTATGCTGCGCTGGCGAGCCAGCTGGTCGCGCGCGGCTATGCGGTGCTGGTCCCGGAGCGGCTTGGGCATGGGCGCACCGGCGGGCCTTATGTCGAAGACCAGGGTGGCTGTGCTGATGCGAACTACGAGACCGCAGGACGCGCGACCGCCGCGCAGATCTCTCGCGCGCTCGCCTTCATGCGCGAGCAGCGGTTCATCGCCAGACATGGTGCCGTCGTCATCGGACATTCGGCCGGCGGCTGGGGGGCGCTGGCGCTCACCGACCAGCCGCCGCAGTTCGTCTCGGCGATCATCGTGTTTGCCCCCGGCCGCGGCGGCCACGCCGACGACGTGCCGGGACGCGTCTGCGCAGAAGCCCGTCTGCGCGACGCCATCAGCGCCTTCGGACGCAGCGCGCGGGTGCGCGTCACCTGGCTGGTCGCCGCCAATGACAGCTATTTCCCACCGGCGTTCTCGCGACAGCTGGCCGATGCGTTCACTTGGGCTGGCGGACGCGCGAACTTCAGCGTGCTGCCTTCGTCAGGCGACGAAGGTCATTGGCTCATCGAGCGCGACGCCGGCGTGGCGCTCGCTTCCGATGCGCTGGCGCACGCCCTTACCGTACCGCTCGCGCCGCGATCGACCCGCCTGGCGCCGGATGAGTAG
- the ppa gene encoding inorganic diphosphatase, whose protein sequence is MRIDAIPIGKDPPRDVNVVIEVPVGGEPIKYELDKEAGTLIVDRFLYTAMRYPGNYGFIPHTLSNDGDPCDVLVANTRAIVPGAVMSVRPVGVLIMEDEAGGDEKIIAVPSSKLTQRYDKVRSYSDLPEITLQQIQHFFEHYKDLEPGKWVKVLRWGNADDAHQLITEGIARAKAAKK, encoded by the coding sequence ATGCGCATCGACGCAATCCCGATTGGGAAAGATCCGCCGCGCGACGTCAACGTCGTCATCGAAGTGCCGGTGGGCGGCGAGCCGATCAAGTACGAGCTGGACAAGGAAGCCGGCACGCTGATCGTCGACCGCTTCCTCTATACGGCGATGCGCTATCCCGGCAATTACGGCTTCATCCCGCACACGTTGTCCAATGACGGCGATCCCTGCGACGTGCTGGTCGCCAACACCCGCGCGATCGTGCCCGGCGCGGTCATGAGCGTGCGCCCGGTCGGCGTGCTGATCATGGAGGACGAGGCCGGCGGCGACGAGAAGATCATCGCGGTGCCGTCGTCGAAGCTGACCCAGCGCTATGACAAGGTGCGCAGCTACAGCGACCTGCCCGAGATCACGCTGCAGCAGATCCAGCACTTCTTCGAGCACTACAAGGATCTCGAGCCCGGCAAATGGGTCAAGGTGCTGCGCTGGGGCAATGCCGACGACGCCCACCAGCTGATCACCGAGGGCATCGCGCGCGCCAAGGCGGCGAAGAAGTGA
- a CDS encoding thiol-disulfide oxidoreductase DCC family protein: MTNWPDDDVILYDGVCVFCSRWIQFVIARDAARRFRFTPIQSPYGVRLAQAFGIDPHEPDTNAVVHGGKAHLKSDAALTVLSNLSGWGWTRALFSVPKPLRDAVYSVVARNRYRIFGKYESCFIPDAELRKRVLEE; encoded by the coding sequence ATGACGAACTGGCCCGACGATGACGTGATCCTCTATGACGGCGTCTGCGTGTTCTGCTCACGCTGGATCCAGTTCGTGATCGCGCGCGATGCCGCCAGGCGCTTCCGCTTCACGCCGATCCAGTCGCCCTACGGCGTCAGGCTGGCGCAGGCGTTCGGCATCGATCCCCACGAGCCCGACACCAATGCGGTCGTGCATGGCGGCAAGGCGCACCTGAAATCCGACGCCGCGCTGACCGTGCTGTCGAACCTCTCCGGCTGGGGCTGGACGCGGGCGCTGTTCAGCGTACCGAAGCCGCTGCGGGACGCAGTCTATAGCGTGGTCGCGCGCAACCGCTACCGGATTTTCGGCAAATACGAATCCTGTTTCATACCCGATGCCGAGTTGCGGAAACGGGTGCTCGAGGAGTGA
- a CDS encoding TerB family tellurite resistance protein, whose translation MLEGLRQFIADVVSPQQTPVFDDNGYQLAATALLIHVTSLDGEPTDLERRKLHGLIELRFGLDPGSADRLIAQAMLVEGDAVDLYRFTSVIMRELDEAGRLRLVEMMWELVYADGKVTEFEDNVVWRASELLGISTRDRIDLKHRVAARRSGQPA comes from the coding sequence ATGCTCGAAGGACTGCGCCAATTCATCGCCGACGTAGTTTCGCCGCAACAGACGCCGGTCTTCGACGACAACGGCTATCAGCTGGCCGCGACCGCGCTGCTGATCCACGTGACCTCGCTGGACGGCGAGCCGACCGACCTCGAACGGCGCAAGCTGCACGGTCTGATCGAGCTGCGCTTCGGGCTCGATCCCGGCAGCGCCGACCGGCTGATCGCCCAGGCCATGCTGGTGGAGGGTGACGCCGTCGATCTGTACCGGTTCACCAGCGTCATCATGCGCGAGCTGGATGAAGCCGGGCGCCTGCGTCTCGTCGAGATGATGTGGGAGCTGGTCTATGCCGACGGCAAGGTCACCGAATTCGAGGACAACGTGGTCTGGCGCGCCTCCGAGCTGCTCGGCATCTCGACCCGCGACCGCATCGATCTGAAGCATCGGGTGGCGGCGCGCCGGTCCGGTCAGCCGGCCTGA
- a CDS encoding YeiH family protein gives MAASSHDFVADAPVSLSHGRGAAPAQSVISTLLPGLALSAAIAAGAFGLRQLPGLGMFSPMIVAIVAGMAFHNVVGTPARAKPGVTFSMRRLLRVAIILLGLQLTASQIVEVGARGLAVIALSLTGTFLFTVWMGRLLGVDRKLAELIAAGTSICGASAVIATNTVTRAHDEDVAYAVACVTVFGSIAMFAYPMLPALLHLDAHAFGLWSGASIHEIAQVIAAAFQDGQQAGEFGTIAKLARVMLLAPVVLSLGVLATRRARHGGHGSASAQPPLPWFVFGFIALVGVNSIITVPAEAKTVIVTATTFLLSMALAAMGLETDFAKLKAKGLRPLALGLAAFLFIAGFSLALVKLTT, from the coding sequence ATGGCGGCCTCCTCGCATGACTTCGTTGCTGATGCGCCCGTTTCGCTGTCTCATGGACGTGGCGCTGCTCCGGCGCAGTCCGTCATATCGACGCTGCTGCCGGGACTGGCGCTGTCGGCGGCGATTGCGGCCGGCGCCTTCGGCCTGCGCCAGCTGCCGGGGCTCGGCATGTTCAGCCCGATGATCGTGGCCATCGTCGCGGGCATGGCGTTTCATAACGTCGTCGGCACGCCCGCGCGCGCCAAGCCCGGTGTCACGTTCTCGATGCGCCGCCTGCTGCGGGTCGCAATCATCCTGCTCGGCCTGCAGCTGACGGCGTCCCAGATCGTCGAGGTCGGCGCCCGCGGACTTGCCGTGATCGCGCTGAGTCTGACCGGCACCTTCCTGTTCACGGTGTGGATGGGACGGCTGCTCGGCGTCGACCGCAAGCTCGCCGAGCTGATCGCGGCAGGCACCTCGATCTGCGGCGCGTCCGCCGTCATCGCGACCAACACGGTTACGCGCGCGCATGACGAGGACGTCGCCTATGCGGTGGCCTGCGTCACCGTGTTCGGCTCGATCGCGATGTTCGCCTATCCGATGCTCCCTGCCCTGCTGCATCTCGACGCCCATGCTTTCGGCCTGTGGAGCGGCGCCTCGATCCACGAGATCGCGCAAGTGATCGCAGCTGCGTTCCAGGATGGACAGCAGGCGGGCGAGTTCGGCACCATCGCCAAGCTGGCGCGCGTGATGCTGCTGGCACCGGTCGTCCTTTCGCTTGGCGTGCTCGCGACACGCCGTGCGCGCCATGGCGGTCACGGCTCGGCCAGCGCTCAGCCGCCGCTGCCCTGGTTCGTGTTCGGCTTCATCGCGCTGGTCGGCGTCAACAGCATCATCACCGTGCCGGCCGAGGCGAAGACCGTGATCGTGACCGCGACCACGTTCCTGCTGTCGATGGCGCTGGCGGCAATGGGGCTGGAGACGGATTTTGCCAAGCTCAAGGCCAAGGGCCTGCGGCCGCTGGCGCTCGGCCTGGCAGCCTTCCTGTTCATCGCGGGCTTCAGCCTGGCGCTGGTGAAGCTGACGACATAG
- a CDS encoding GNAT family N-acetyltransferase, with translation MSTTLIEVRPAKAADAAAVASAHDEAWRSAYQGIIPGAELEKLINRRGPQWWDSAIRKGSRVSVLVFNDKVAGYANYGRNRARSLHFDGEVYELYLRPEFQGLGFGRRLFQSAKRDLAQSGLKSMVVWALSDNDPATEFYRALGGRMVARSSERFGPKSLDKVAFAWTN, from the coding sequence ATGAGCACAACCCTTATCGAAGTCCGTCCGGCCAAGGCTGCAGATGCGGCGGCGGTGGCGTCAGCCCATGATGAAGCCTGGCGTTCCGCCTATCAGGGGATCATCCCTGGCGCGGAGCTTGAGAAGCTGATCAATCGGCGCGGCCCGCAATGGTGGGACAGCGCGATCCGCAAAGGCAGCCGCGTCAGCGTGCTGGTGTTCAACGACAAGGTCGCAGGCTATGCGAATTACGGCCGCAACCGCGCCCGCAGCCTGCATTTCGACGGCGAAGTCTACGAGCTTTATCTGCGACCGGAATTTCAGGGGCTGGGGTTCGGTCGCCGGCTCTTTCAGTCAGCCAAGCGCGACCTCGCGCAAAGCGGCCTGAAGAGCATGGTGGTGTGGGCGTTGTCCGACAACGATCCCGCCACCGAGTTTTACCGCGCTTTGGGTGGCCGTATGGTCGCGCGGTCGTCGGAGCGATTCGGACCGAAGTCGCTCGACAAGGTCGCCTTCGCCTGGACCAATTAA